The Nostoc sp. NIES-3756 DNA window AGAACTGTTAACTTTTATTTCCGGGATTACATCAGCCGTAGCTAACAATATTGTGGCTTACCGTAATCAGTATGGAGCCTTTAAAAATCGCCGCCAACTGTTGAAGGTTCCTAAGCTGGGGCCGAAAGCTTTTGAACAGGCGGCTGGTTTTTTGCGTATTCGTGGCGGGGAGAACCCCTTGGATAATACAGCAGTGCATCCAGAAAGTTATGCAGTAGTGGAAGCGATCGCCTCTGACTTAAATGTAACCCTAAATCAGGTGACACAAATTGCCGAAAAGCTCAAAAAAACCAACTTGAAGAAATACGTCACCGATACAGTTGGGGAACCCACACTGCGCGACATTCTCAGCGAGTTAGAGAAACCAGGGAGAGACCCCCGTGCTGAATTTAAGTACGCCACCTTTAAGGAAGGGATTAAAGAAATCACCGACTTACAAGAGGGGATGGAATTAGAGGGTATTATTACCAACGTCGCCAACTTTGGCGCATTCGTTGATATTGGCGTACATCAAGACGGTTTAGTACATATCTCTCAACTAGCTGATAGATTTGTTGATGACCCCAAGAAAATTGTCAAAGTAGGACAAGTGGTGAAAGTGCGTGTGCTAGAAGTCAACGCCAAATTAAAGCGGATTAGTTTGTCAATGAAAGCCGTTAAACAGTAAATTACAAATTACCTAAATATTCCAGATGATAGACAAGCTATCTGTCTTGTAAGAGATGCTGTTATTTAGCCAAATATTCAAGATAGTAATAGCACATTCAAAAACTTTATCTCTGAATTTTAGGTAAGAAAATGTTGGGAACATTTTTAACAGTTTTAGCTACAGCACTAAGCCTATTAATTGTGGACTTAGTAGTCCCTGGTGTCAATATTGCTAACTTTCCTGCTGCGATGATTGCTGCTGTTGTGGTTGGTTTCATCAATAGCTCATTTAGACCAGTTCTTTCGGCTCTGTCATTACCGCTTAACCTCGTAACTTTTGGAGCATTTTCTCTAATTGTTAACGGTTTGTGTTTCACATTAGCAGCAGCTTTGGTTCCTGGTTTTAGCGCTCACGGTCTTCTCGCTTTTATTTTAGGGCCAGTTGTTCTTTCTTTCGCTAGCACATTCATTAACAACTACTTTGTAGAAAAGAATCTTTTAAGCGGAAGCACCACAACTCAAGCTGAATTACCTTCTCAAGGTGAATTAACTTCTAGGTAATTCCTGAGATGGAATTGGTAATCTGATTAATTCCAGACAATGTAAGTAAATTTTGAAAAGTAACAGAAATATCATGAAATTACTTCGTCTTTTTCTTGGTTTAGTCTTACCTCCATTAGGAGTTTTCTTAACAGTCGGTGTTGGCCCAACTTTGTTGATTAATATCTTATTAACAGTTTTAGGTTGGCTTCCCGGTAGTATCCATGCCGTTTGGGTGATTGCTAAACATGATGAACAATTCAACAGAGAGGGCGATATTTACTAAGTTTAGTTTAAATGTTGATGTCACATCTTTGAATTGCTTAAATGGGTAGGTTATCCCTACCTATTTTTTTACTTTTTGTCAAATGTCAATTGTTTTAATTTTTAGAACAATACACGCTAATAAACGGCGACATATACAGATTATAAGATTTATGTAGCGTTCCCTAACCTGCTGAGGTACTGAGTACATCGCCAATAAAATTGGTAAAACCTCTGCGTAACTTTGCGCTTTCCTCTGCATCTTTCTGCGTTTAAAAACATTGATCTGTACTTCACTTAGCTGGGGATCACTATATTAGTGAATATTGCTACTAAATATCCCTAGATTAAGAAACCCAGGGATATTTTTAATTAAACTGCAATACTAACTTATTTGCGAGTAACTGTTTTATCCTGTTCTGAATGTTCTTTATCTTTAAACAAATCAGCAGTCGCTAGCAATAACTCACGAAGGGTTTGCTTAATTTGGTGTTCTTTTCTAGCTAAGGATGTACCAGCTTCACTGAGTTTATTATCTATTTGTGCGCTTTTTTGCTCAACTTGTGTAGCCAAGGCTTCGGCTTGTGGACGAGCTTGATCATACCAAGTTTTAGCTTCGTCTAGATAATTCTTGACTTCTTCAGAACGTCCGCCGTAACGTGCTGCTAAATTAGCTCTGACAATCGATAATTGTGCTTGTAATTGGGCGTAACGTTTTTGCAATAATGAAACTTCATCGCTATTTTTGATAGCATCGATGGCAGAATTAATGGCATTTTTAGTACTGGCAGTTTTTTCCTGACCAGTTTCGGCTATTTCCGCTAAAATTACATCAACTTCTTGCTGAATTTTATCTTCTTCCCCATCAATTTGAGCTTGTAATCTTTGCAATTCTGACTGAGTTTTTACTATAGCTTCATGTCTTTTCGTATTCACTCCTTCAATTGCACCTTCAATTGATGCTGTAACTTCCTCTTTAATTTCTGTGCCTTTATCTTGCAGATTTTCAATTACAGTAGAAACTGCATCTTTAACAAGAGAACGAAGTTCAATAGAACCCTCTTTAAACTCAGAAGCTACTTGAGCAACTGCGGTTTTAACAATTTCTCGAATTTTCTCGCTTCTTAACTGTCCAGTTGCCTTTGCTTGTTGTAAATCTGCTTGAATTTGTTCTTTGATATTACTAGCCATTTTCAACTCTTGTGATTTAGATAATTTGGATAAAATTTTTGCTGATAGTCTTCCATTTACATTATGATTAAATATTTAATAGGTGCGGTACTTCCTTGAGGCATAAAACTAATAAAGTCTAACTACAGGAAGTCATATATAAACTGCTCTCCTCCTATGGGATGATAAGTATATATTTCAGAGATTTAACTTATAGCTGGAGAATATAAGTGCAGAAATTACTCAAATTAGTATTAGTAACTATTCTATTTTTCATCAGTACCTTTACCTCACCTGCAAATGCAGCAGACACAGCCAATGGTGAACAACTTTTTAACGTTCACTGCGCTGGTTGTCATATCAACGGTGGGAACATAGTCAGACGCGGTAAGAACTTGCAAAAGAAGGCGTTAAAAAAATATGCTATGGATTCGCTAGAAGCGGTTGAATCTATCATCACTAATGGTAAAAATAATATGTCCGCTTACAAAGACCGTCTCAGCGTACAGGAAATACAAGATGTTGCGGCTTATGTTCTAGAACAAGCAGAAAAAGGCTGGCGGTAGATAATTCAAAATTAAGAATTAAGGAAAAATGATATTACCAGTAGAAAGTCGGTTACAATTTACCCCTGATTTAAACATTTGCCGAATATTAAATGGAATGTGGCAAGTATCTGGTGGACATGGCAGAATTAATCCTCAAGCTGCTATCCAAACTATGTTTCAATATGTGGATGCAGGCTTTACTACATGGGATTTAGCAGACCATTATGGCCCGGCGGAAGACTTTATTGGTGAGTTTCGTCGTCAGATAATTGCTAACCGTGGTGAAGCAGCATTAGCTAATATCCAAGCCTTCACAAAATGGGTTCCTCGTCCTGGGAAGATGACGAAAAAACTAGTCGAGGAAAATATAGATATATCCCGGCGCAGAATGGATGTAGAATCATTGGATTTGATGCAGTTCCACTGGTGGGAATATCAAGATAAAAATTATTTAGATGCCCTCAAATACATGGCAGAACTGCAAAGTGAAGGGAAAATTAAGCATTTGGCTTTAACTAATTTTGATACAGAACATCTGCAAATTATTACCGAAGCTGGAATTAAAATTGTTTCTAACCAAGTACAGTTTTCTCTAGTAGACCGCCGTCCCGAGGTAAGTATGGTGCAGTTTTGTCAACAACATGGCATCAAACTTTTCACCTATGGCACACTTTGCGGTGGTTTCTTATCAGAAAAATATCTTGGCAAGCCAGAACCACGCAGCTTTGATTTAGGTACAGTTAGTTTGCGTAAGTACAAAAATATGATTGATGCTTGGGGCGGCTGGCGCTTGTTTCAAGAGTTACTATCAACCCTCAAGCAAATTGCTGATGAGCATGGAGTTAGCATTGCTAATGTAGCCACCCGTTATATTTTAGATAAACCGGCTGTGGGTGGTGTGATAGTTGGCGCAAGGTTGGGTTTATCAGAACATATTGAAGATAATGCGAAGATATTTAGTTTTAGTTTAGATGCAAAAGATAGCGTTCTCATCAACACCATCTCCAGCCAATCACGAGATTTATACCACTTAATCGGTGATTGTGGTGATGAA harbors:
- a CDS encoding aldo/keto reductase, translating into MILPVESRLQFTPDLNICRILNGMWQVSGGHGRINPQAAIQTMFQYVDAGFTTWDLADHYGPAEDFIGEFRRQIIANRGEAALANIQAFTKWVPRPGKMTKKLVEENIDISRRRMDVESLDLMQFHWWEYQDKNYLDALKYMAELQSEGKIKHLALTNFDTEHLQIITEAGIKIVSNQVQFSLVDRRPEVSMVQFCQQHGIKLFTYGTLCGGFLSEKYLGKPEPRSFDLGTVSLRKYKNMIDAWGGWRLFQELLSTLKQIADEHGVSIANVATRYILDKPAVGGVIVGARLGLSEHIEDNAKIFSFSLDAKDSVLINTISSQSRDLYHLIGDCGDEYRR
- a CDS encoding histidine kinase; translation: MASNIKEQIQADLQQAKATGQLRSEKIREIVKTAVAQVASEFKEGSIELRSLVKDAVSTVIENLQDKGTEIKEEVTASIEGAIEGVNTKRHEAIVKTQSELQRLQAQIDGEEDKIQQEVDVILAEIAETGQEKTASTKNAINSAIDAIKNSDEVSLLQKRYAQLQAQLSIVRANLAARYGGRSEEVKNYLDEAKTWYDQARPQAEALATQVEQKSAQIDNKLSEAGTSLARKEHQIKQTLRELLLATADLFKDKEHSEQDKTVTRK
- a CDS encoding YqaE/Pmp3 family membrane protein codes for the protein MKLLRLFLGLVLPPLGVFLTVGVGPTLLINILLTVLGWLPGSIHAVWVIAKHDEQFNREGDIY
- a CDS encoding phage holin family protein, which encodes MLGTFLTVLATALSLLIVDLVVPGVNIANFPAAMIAAVVVGFINSSFRPVLSALSLPLNLVTFGAFSLIVNGLCFTLAAALVPGFSAHGLLAFILGPVVLSFASTFINNYFVEKNLLSGSTTTQAELPSQGELTSR
- the petJ gene encoding cytochrome c6 PetJ, with product MQKLLKLVLVTILFFISTFTSPANAADTANGEQLFNVHCAGCHINGGNIVRRGKNLQKKALKKYAMDSLEAVESIITNGKNNMSAYKDRLSVQEIQDVAAYVLEQAEKGWR